The following proteins are encoded in a genomic region of Bufo bufo chromosome 11, aBufBuf1.1, whole genome shotgun sequence:
- the LOC120981513 gene encoding vomeronasal type-2 receptor 26-like: MGIHMTLPPKIEQVLLLFALETGRSVPQSAECTRIRVLQTTKHPKTPQSLCSYPCSLGYRKSLKTGNLACCFDCVQCNDGEITSGAAMETCESCPEDQWPSPTRNKCIKRPLHYLSFEEVLGMSLVVIATVFFGTASSVLWVFIKYRNTPLVKANNQNLSYALLVSLMICFLLSFIFIGQPKELTCLMRQTTFVFVFAVAISSVLGKTLTVLVVFNTTKPGSKLRKCVGSRISTGLVILCSLGELIICLTWLIFAPPFVELDTKTIPGTIIVQCNEGSIIAFYVAVSYIGALAVFCFIVAFISRKLPDTFNEAQHITFSMLVFCSVWMSFIPTYLSTKGKYMVAVEIFAILASNGALLCFIFFPKCYIILLRPDRNTKRDIKVKIFKIYG, encoded by the exons atgGGCATCCACATGACCCTTCCGccaaaaatagaacaagtcctattattgttcgcattagAGACCGGCCGTTCCGTTCCCCAAAGTGCGGAATGTaccaggatccgtgttttgcagaccacaaaacatccaaag ACTCCACAATCTTTGTGCAGTTATCCTTGTTCTCTGGGATATAGAAAGTCTCTTAAAACTGGTAATCTGGCATGCTGCTTTGACTGTGTACAGTGTAATGATGGGGAGATAACAAGTGGTGCAG CTATGGAAACCTGTGAAAGTTGTCCTGAAGATCAATGGCCTAGTCCTACTAGAAATAAATGTATTAAACGACCTCTGCATTACCTATCCTTTGAGGAGGTTTTAGGAATGTCGTTAGTGGTCATAGCCACCGTCTTCTTTGGAACTGCCTCATCAGTACTTTGGGTTTTTATTAAATACAGGAATACTCCTCTAGTCAAAGCCAACAACCAAAACCTGAGCTATGCTCTCCTGGTGTCTTTGATGATTTGTTTTCTTCTATCCTTCATATTTATTGGACAACCTAAAGAACTGACTTGCCTCATGAGACAAACCACTTTTGTCTTTGTCTTTGCTGTCGCCATTTCTTCTGTTCTAGGCAAAACATTGACCGTTCTTGTTGTGTTTAATACTACAAAACCTGGAAGCAAATTAAGAAAATGTGTAGGATCGAGGATCTCTACTGGACTTGTCATTCTGTGTTCTTTGGGTGAATTAATCATATGTCTAACTTGGCTGATCTTTGCTCCACCATTTGTTGAACTCGATACTAAGACTATTCCTGGGACAATTATAGTTCAATGTAACGAAGGCTCCATTATTGCCTTCTATGTTGCAGTCTCATATATTGGGGCTTTagcagttttttgttttattgttgCATTTATATCTCGGAAGCTTCCAGACACTTTCAACGAGGCCCAACACATTACATTCAGTATGCTGGTGTTCTGTAGTGTTTGGATGTCCTTCATCCCCACGTATCTGAGCACAAAAGGAAAATATATGGTGGCTGTAGAGATCTTTGCTATATTGGCTTCTAATGGAGCATTACTGTGCTTTATATTCTTCCCCAAATGTTATATCATACTTCTAAGGCCTGATCGTAATACAAAAAGAGATATTAaagtaaaaatatttaaaatttatGGATAG
- the LOC120981514 gene encoding olfactory receptor 6N1-like, protein MLQKNKTVVEEFILLAFADLQQVQIFLFLFFLLTYVTCLLGNFAIIIVVKIEHSLHNPMYFFISVFSILEIMFVSVTVLKLLDILIGHKNTISFSGCFTQMYVFDSLGVTECYLLMVMAYDRHQAINNPLRYPTIMTHTACVRLAMLPWVFGFSIILVPNIITAQLEFCGPNVIDHFFCDMAPLQNLACSDSFVSSMSTSLAAVTGIVLPFLIILGFYVCIIKTVTKIKSEEGKRKAFSTCTSHLIVASLFFGTAIIVYIKPKGSHYDKYLAFMYTAITPTINPFIYTFRNRDVKKVSWNLLNRFIRLIVESEIL, encoded by the coding sequence ATGCTGCAGAAAAATAAAACCGTGGTTGAAGAGTTCATTTTATTGGCCTTTGCCGATTTGCAGCAGGTCCAGATTTTTCTTTTCCTGTTTTTTCTGCTGACCTATGTGACTTGTCTTCTGGGAAATTTTGCAATAATCATTGTTGTTAAAATAGAACATTCACTTCATAACCCGATGTATTTTTTCATCAGTGTGTTCTCCATTTTGGAAATCATGTTTGTCTCGGTCACTGTTCTGAAACTTTTGGACATTTTAATTGGACATAAAAACACAATATCTTTTAGTGGCTGTTTTACACAAATGTATGTTTTCGACTCCTTGGGGGTCACCGAATGCTATCTCCTTATGGTGATGGCATATGACCGACATCAGGCTATTAATAACCCCTTACGTTATCCAACAATCATGACTCATACAGCTTGTGTTAGACTGGCCATGCTTCCATGGGTCTTTGGATTTAGCATTATTTTAGTACCAAACATTATTACAGCACAGTTAGAATTCTGTGGTCCTAATGTTATTGACCACTTTTTTTGTGACATGGCTCCCTTACAAAACTTGGCCTGTTCTGATTCTTTCGTAAGCAGTATGTCCACAAGCTTAGCAGCTGTCACTGGTATTGTTCTACCTTTCCTCATAATCCTAGGGTTCTATGTCTGTATCATAAAGACTGTTACCAAGATCAAGAGTGAAGAGGGTAAAAGGAAAGCCTTCTCCACCTGCACATCTCATCTCATCGTAGCCAGCCTCTTCTTTGGTACAGCCATCATTGTGTATATCAAACCCAAAGGCAGCCATTATGATAAGTATCTTGCTTTTATGTATACAGCAATCACTCCAACAATCAATCCCTTCATTTACACCTTTAGGAACAGAGACGTGAAGAAGGTTTCCTGGAATTTATTAAACCGGTTCATAAGACTAATAGTAGAGAGTGAAATACTTTAA